In 'Nostoc azollae' 0708, the following are encoded in one genomic region:
- a CDS encoding diguanylate cyclase domain-containing protein, translated as MTRLANRKKFDEYLNLQWQKLSREKSPISLLLCNVDFFKNFLHADDHLKTDKCLQLLATEIKSVVKRSTDLVARYENKKFAVILANTDSQYLFM; from the coding sequence CTGACGAGATTGGCCAATCGGAAAAAGTTTGATGAATATTTAAATTTGCAATGGCAAAAACTTTCTCGTGAAAAATCACCCATTTCTCTATTATTATGCAATGTGGATTTTTTCAAAAACTTTCTTCATGCTGATGATCATTTAAAAACAGACAAATGCTTACAGCTATTAGCTACAGAAATTAAATCAGTAGTTAAACGTTCAACTGATTTAGTAGCCCGTTATGAAAATAAAAAATTTGCTGTAATTCTCGCTAATACTGATTCTCAATATCTGTTTATGTAG
- a CDS encoding cytochrome P450, whose protein sequence is MQLPPSSEIPRFIQRLQWVFNPLKLLETSAKTYGDFFTLQLTNAEPIVFISNPQGIQEIFTTPPDYFDAGRSNKLIKPLVGDNSLLLIDGATHQHQRRLLTPPFHGERMKAYAQIITNITKQVISDWQLGQPFSVRDSMQEISLRVILQAVFGLCEGQGLTKLQKLVASLLDLSGSPLRSAVTFFPALQVDLGAWSPWGKFLREREKIHQILYTEIQERRNNPDSSRTDILSLMMSAKDENGEGMTDIELCDELMTLLLAGHETTASALTWALYWVHNLPIVREKLINELNSITENTELNEIYRLPYLTAVCQETLRIYPIAMITLPRIVKTPTKIMGYEFVPGTLLAPCIYLTHRRPDLYPEPKKFKPERFLERQYSQYEYLPFGGGNRICIGMAFAMFEMKLVLATVLSQLYLELVDNIPVQPIRRGVTLAPSGGKWLVATGKREKVKIAVGV, encoded by the coding sequence ATGCAACTCCCACCTAGCTCAGAAATTCCCAGATTTATTCAGCGTCTGCAATGGGTTTTTAATCCTTTGAAACTCTTGGAAACATCTGCCAAGACCTACGGAGATTTTTTTACACTTCAGCTAACAAATGCAGAACCAATAGTATTTATTAGCAACCCCCAAGGGATTCAAGAAATTTTTACAACTCCTCCTGATTATTTTGATGCAGGAAGATCAAATAAACTGATTAAACCTTTAGTTGGAGATAACTCTTTACTATTAATAGATGGAGCAACTCACCAACATCAAAGGAGATTATTAACTCCTCCATTTCATGGAGAACGAATGAAAGCCTACGCACAAATTATCACTAACATTACAAAACAAGTAATTAGTGATTGGCAACTTGGGCAACCTTTTTCTGTGCGGGATTCCATGCAAGAAATTTCTCTGCGGGTAATTTTACAAGCTGTATTTGGCTTGTGTGAAGGACAAGGTTTGACAAAGTTACAAAAACTCGTAGCTTCTTTACTGGATTTATCAGGTTCTCCTTTGCGTTCTGCTGTCACTTTCTTTCCTGCATTACAAGTAGATTTAGGGGCTTGGAGTCCTTGGGGAAAATTCCTGCGTGAAAGAGAAAAAATTCATCAAATTCTGTACACTGAAATTCAGGAACGCAGAAATAATCCTGATTCATCTCGCACTGATATCCTTTCCTTAATGATGTCAGCCAAGGATGAAAATGGAGAAGGAATGACAGATATAGAATTGTGTGATGAATTAATGACTTTGTTATTAGCTGGTCATGAAACTACGGCTTCAGCTTTAACATGGGCATTATATTGGGTTCATAATTTACCCATAGTTCGAGAAAAGCTGATTAATGAATTAAATAGTATTACTGAAAATACAGAATTAAATGAAATTTATCGTTTGCCTTATCTGACTGCCGTTTGCCAAGAAACATTACGCATTTATCCGATTGCGATGATTACTTTACCTCGCATAGTTAAAACACCAACAAAAATTATGGGTTATGAATTTGTACCAGGTACTTTACTTGCACCTTGCATATATTTAACTCATCGTCGTCCTGATTTATATCCAGAACCGAAAAAATTTAAACCAGAACGCTTTTTAGAACGTCAATATTCACAATATGAATATCTTCCTTTTGGTGGTGGGAATCGTATCTGTATTGGTATGGCGTTCGCTATGTTTGAAATGAAGTTGGTTCTAGCCACAGTTTTATCGCAGCTATATTTGGAATTAGTTGATAATATTCCTGTCCAACCTATCCGTCGGGGTGTGACTTTAGCCCCTTCTGGTGGTAAATGGTTGGTTGCAACTGGTAAACGGGAAAAGGTGAAGATTGCAGTGGGAGTATAA
- the bioB gene encoding biotin synthase BioB, with product MGIRYDWQQHEILAIYNTPFLELIYQAASVHRQFHDPKQIQVCKLISIKTGGCPEDCGYCAQSSRYKTEVKPEALLEKETVISIAQKAKETGVSRVCMGAAWREVRDNSQFEEVLDMVKDVTSIGLEVCCTLGMLNANQAKRLEDAGLYAYNHNLDTSQEYYSTVITTRTYGDRLNTIENVRQTNVTVCSGGILGLGERVEDRVGMLYTLSNLQPHPESVPINILSQVPGTPLADQPEVKIWDVVRMIATARIVIPTSDVRLSAGRAKLSQVEQALCFMAGANSIFSSDDNKMLTLTTPCPHYDADREMLNLLGLEMRPPFQKHEKTSAALTV from the coding sequence GTGGGAATACGCTACGATTGGCAGCAACATGAGATTTTGGCAATATATAATACACCATTTCTAGAGCTTATTTATCAAGCTGCTAGTGTGCATCGCCAATTTCATGACCCAAAACAAATACAAGTTTGTAAGCTTATCTCTATTAAAACAGGTGGTTGCCCCGAAGATTGTGGTTACTGCGCTCAATCTTCCCGCTATAAAACAGAGGTAAAGCCGGAAGCACTGTTAGAAAAAGAAACGGTGATTAGCATCGCTCAAAAAGCGAAAGAAACTGGTGTAAGTCGCGTCTGTATGGGTGCTGCGTGGCGGGAAGTGCGGGATAATTCCCAGTTTGAGGAAGTGCTGGATATGGTAAAGGATGTTACTTCCATTGGTTTGGAGGTATGCTGTACTTTGGGGATGCTAAATGCGAATCAGGCCAAGCGGTTAGAGGATGCGGGACTTTATGCTTATAATCATAACTTGGACACTTCCCAGGAATATTATAGTACAGTGATTACTACGCGCACTTATGGTGATCGCTTGAATACAATTGAAAATGTCCGCCAAACTAATGTTACTGTCTGTTCTGGTGGCATTCTCGGCTTGGGTGAAAGAGTGGAAGATCGTGTAGGAATGTTGTACACGCTATCCAATTTACAGCCCCATCCAGAGTCTGTACCGATTAATATTCTCTCACAAGTTCCTGGTACACCGTTGGCAGATCAACCGGAAGTAAAAATTTGGGATGTAGTGCGGATGATTGCTACCGCTAGAATTGTCATCCCTACTTCCGATGTCCGCTTAAGCGCAGGTAGAGCAAAACTTTCCCAAGTTGAACAAGCTTTATGTTTTATGGCGGGGGCTAATTCGATTTTCTCCAGCGATGACAACAAAATGTTGACGCTGACAACTCCTTGTCCTCATTATGATGCAGACCGGGAAATGCTGAATTTACTGGGTTTAGAAATGCGTCCACCATTCCAGAAACATGAAAAAACATCTGCTGCTTTGACTGTGTAG
- a CDS encoding protein adenylyltransferase SelO yields MTLAETRNYKDSSNPLLSLNYESALESLGNDYYDEVAAEEFPQHILRWRNNALLPRLGLDPQLVKNEDFITAFGKFQQRKPFLALRYHGYQFGEYNPHLGDGRGFLYGQIRGSDHELYDFSTKGSGRTPYSRAGDGMLTLKGGVREVLAAEALNRLGVRTSRCLSMIETGLGLWRGDEPSPTRSSVMIRMSKSHIRFGTFERLHYLKRPDLTKKLLDHVIEQYYQNLINEHDKYALFYAELVQRVAELVAQWMAAGFCHGVLNTDNMSITGESFDYGPYAFIPTYDLYFTAAYFDYYRRYCYGQQPSICHLNLEMLQEPLKAVIDIADLQNGLSKFAEYYQVEYRNLILKKLGLGNLHFVEADDLLELTITLLKDSQVSYHQFFADMTLTFSSQWRDEPAFVMNDSEIFPALGASAVFHNWCVLYHKILNNFDPEKMVIIAKNLTKYNPRANLLRPVIESIWEPIIEADNWQPFYDLVQQFQ; encoded by the coding sequence ATGACACTGGCTGAAACTCGAAATTACAAAGATTCTAGTAATCCTTTACTATCTCTCAACTACGAAAGCGCCTTAGAATCTCTAGGTAATGATTACTACGATGAAGTTGCTGCAGAGGAATTTCCTCAACATATTCTGCGTTGGCGCAATAATGCATTATTACCCCGTTTAGGACTTGATCCACAACTAGTAAAAAATGAAGATTTTATTACCGCTTTTGGTAAATTTCAACAACGAAAACCCTTTTTAGCATTGCGTTATCACGGTTATCAATTTGGTGAATATAACCCACATTTGGGTGATGGTAGAGGGTTTCTCTATGGACAAATACGGGGAAGCGATCACGAATTATACGACTTTAGTACAAAAGGTTCTGGGAGAACACCTTACTCCCGTGCTGGTGACGGTATGCTCACACTCAAAGGTGGAGTCAGGGAAGTTCTTGCAGCCGAAGCACTTAACCGTTTAGGGGTCAGAACCTCCCGCTGTTTAAGCATGATTGAAACCGGACTAGGTTTATGGCGTGGAGATGAACCTTCCCCTACTCGTTCATCAGTAATGATACGCATGAGCAAATCTCATATCCGGTTTGGAACTTTTGAAAGACTGCACTATTTAAAACGTCCTGATTTAACTAAGAAATTGTTAGATCATGTGATTGAGCAATATTACCAGAACCTCATTAATGAACATGATAAATATGCCCTCTTTTATGCAGAATTAGTGCAGCGAGTAGCAGAGTTAGTAGCACAGTGGATGGCGGCAGGTTTTTGTCATGGAGTCTTGAATACTGATAATATGTCAATTACAGGGGAGAGTTTTGACTATGGACCTTATGCCTTTATTCCTACTTATGATTTATACTTCACCGCTGCATACTTTGATTATTATCGACGCTATTGTTACGGTCAGCAACCGAGTATTTGTCATTTGAATTTAGAAATGCTGCAAGAACCGCTAAAGGCAGTAATTGATATAGCTGATTTACAAAATGGTCTATCTAAATTTGCCGAATATTATCAGGTTGAATATCGAAATCTAATTTTGAAAAAATTAGGGCTTGGCAATTTGCATTTTGTAGAAGCTGATGATTTATTGGAATTGACAATTACCTTATTAAAAGATAGTCAAGTTAGTTATCATCAATTCTTCGCGGATATGACTCTTACTTTTTCAAGTCAATGGCGAGATGAGCCAGCTTTTGTGATGAATGATTCTGAAATTTTTCCAGCTTTAGGAGCATCTGCAGTTTTCCATAATTGGTGTGTACTTTATCATAAAATTCTCAATAACTTTGACCCTGAAAAAATGGTAATAATTGCAAAAAATTTAACTAAATATAATCCACGAGCTAATTTATTAAGACCTGTAATTGAATCAATTTGGGAACCGATAATAGAAGCAGATAATTGGCAACCTTTCTATGATTTAGTTCAACAGTTTCAGTAA
- a CDS encoding saccharopine dehydrogenase family protein, translating into MTDRVLIIGGRGRIGSAVANDILNHTQTDITITGRSPEGSLSLGERVQFLQLDLREFDKLRDAITQSNLVIHCAGPFHYRDTQVLETCIEQGTNYLDVSDHRSYTQKALNLHQKAVDAGVTAIINTGIFPGISNSLVLQGIEQFEKPEKIHLSYLVSGSGGAGVTVMRTTFLGLQHSFEAWINGEWHLVAPYSDRENINFPHPYQSRAVYWFDMPETITLPHSFPTVKTVITKFGSIPDVYNHLTWIAAHIFPKWLIQRRYMIEFLSHVSHSMTNFTNIFTGIGVVVRAEVTGEKDGQTIVYAATLVHENTAVASSMGTGSIAKLILEGKLKHPGVSPVEAALPTSLFTEIIQEREIQINSHWAPNREV; encoded by the coding sequence ATGACAGACCGTGTTTTAATTATTGGAGGACGGGGACGCATTGGTAGCGCAGTTGCTAATGATATCCTCAATCACACACAGACAGATATTACTATCACTGGACGTTCCCCAGAGGGGAGTTTATCTTTAGGTGAGAGAGTGCAGTTTTTGCAGTTAGATTTGAGGGAATTTGACAAATTGAGGGATGCGATCACACAATCAAATCTAGTCATCCACTGTGCTGGGCCATTTCACTATCGAGATACACAAGTTCTAGAAACTTGCATTGAGCAAGGTACAAATTACTTAGATGTCAGTGATCACCGTTCCTATACCCAAAAGGCGTTAAATTTACATCAAAAAGCTGTTGATGCGGGAGTAACGGCAATTATTAATACCGGTATTTTCCCTGGTATTTCTAACAGTTTAGTACTTCAGGGAATCGAGCAATTTGAAAAACCAGAAAAAATACATTTAAGTTATTTAGTCTCCGGTTCTGGTGGCGCTGGAGTTACCGTGATGCGAACTACATTTCTCGGTTTACAGCATTCTTTTGAAGCTTGGATAAATGGTGAATGGCACTTAGTTGCACCTTATTCTGACCGGGAAAATATTAACTTTCCTCATCCATATCAAAGCAGAGCAGTTTATTGGTTTGATATGCCAGAAACTATCACACTACCTCATTCTTTTCCCACAGTAAAAACCGTAATTACTAAATTTGGTTCAATTCCTGATGTTTACAACCATCTAACTTGGATAGCTGCCCATATTTTCCCAAAATGGTTAATCCAGCGCCGTTATATGATCGAATTTTTGTCTCATGTGAGTCATAGCATGACTAATTTTACAAATATCTTTACTGGAATTGGAGTAGTAGTACGCGCAGAAGTGACAGGAGAAAAAGATGGTCAAACAATTGTTTATGCTGCAACTTTAGTCCATGAAAATACTGCTGTTGCTTCTAGTATGGGTACTGGTAGTATCGCCAAATTAATCCTAGAAGGTAAACTCAAACACCCTGGAGTTTCACCTGTAGAAGCAGCATTACCTACCAGTTTATTTACAGAAATTATCCAAGAACGGGAAATACAAATTAATTCTCATTGGGCTCCTAATAGAGAGGTCTGA
- the crtO gene encoding beta-carotene ketolase CrtO produces the protein MQEYDVVIIGAGHNGLVCAAYLLKAGYSVLLLEKRPVPGGAATTEECIPDKAPGFKFNLCAIDHEFIHLGPVVEELELTKHGLEYLECDPVVFCPHPDGKYFLAHKSLEKTCTEIARYNERDAKKYAEFTDYWQRAINAMIPMFNAPPKSIIDIFGNYNIQKVKDLFSVVGSPSKSLDFVRTMLNSAEDILNEWFDEEFLKAPLARLASELGAPPSQKNLAIGVMMMSMRHNPGMARPRGGTGALVQALVNLVTSKGGVILTDQHVEKVLIDDAKAVGVRVAGGQEYRAKYGVISNIDAQRLFLQMTDKSDIDAVDSDLWERLERRIINNNETIMKIDLALDEPLHFPHHDHKDEYLTGSILIADSMNHVEQAHSKCTLGEIPDSDPSMYVVMPSFLDPSLAPPGKHTVWIEFFGPYQIAGAEGTGLKGTGWTDELKNKVADRVVDKLATYSPNLKTSIIARRVESPAELGERLGAYKGNYYHIDMTMDQMIFFRPLPELANYKTPIDNLFLTGAGTHPGGSISGMPGRNCARVFLQNKHPITQTLKDAGNSIKSTVESVFGIR, from the coding sequence ATGCAAGAATATGATGTCGTAATTATCGGTGCAGGACACAATGGTTTAGTTTGTGCTGCTTATTTACTCAAAGCGGGTTATAGTGTCCTGCTACTAGAAAAGCGCCCTGTTCCTGGAGGTGCAGCCACAACCGAAGAATGTATACCAGACAAAGCACCGGGGTTTAAATTTAACTTGTGTGCTATTGACCATGAATTTATTCATTTGGGTCCAGTTGTTGAAGAGTTAGAACTAACGAAACACGGTTTAGAATATCTAGAATGTGACCCAGTTGTTTTCTGTCCCCATCCTGATGGTAAATATTTCTTAGCTCATAAATCTTTAGAAAAAACCTGTACAGAAATTGCTCGTTATAACGAACGAGACGCCAAAAAATATGCTGAATTTACAGACTATTGGCAACGGGCAATTAATGCCATGATTCCCATGTTTAATGCCCCACCAAAATCAATTATAGATATTTTTGGTAACTACAACATTCAAAAAGTCAAAGACTTATTTTCAGTCGTTGGTTCTCCATCCAAAAGCCTTGACTTTGTGCGTACCATGTTGAATAGTGCAGAAGATATTCTCAATGAGTGGTTTGATGAAGAATTTTTGAAAGCGCCACTGGCCAGATTAGCTTCAGAACTGGGTGCGCCACCTTCACAAAAAAACCTGGCAATTGGTGTCATGATGATGTCCATGCGTCATAATCCCGGTATGGCTAGACCACGGGGAGGCACAGGTGCATTGGTGCAAGCATTGGTGAATTTAGTCACAAGCAAAGGTGGCGTAATTCTTACAGACCAGCACGTGGAAAAAGTTTTAATTGATGATGCAAAAGCTGTGGGTGTGCGGGTGGCAGGTGGTCAAGAATATCGAGCTAAATATGGAGTAATTTCTAATATTGATGCTCAACGTTTGTTTTTACAAATGACTGATAAAAGTGATATTGATGCAGTTGATTCTGATTTATGGGAAAGATTAGAACGCCGCATCATTAACAACAATGAAACTATCATGAAGATAGATTTAGCTTTAGATGAACCTCTACATTTTCCCCACCATGATCATAAAGATGAATATCTCACTGGTTCGATCTTAATTGCTGATTCTATGAATCATGTAGAACAGGCTCATAGCAAATGTACATTAGGAGAAATTCCCGATTCTGACCCATCAATGTATGTGGTCATGCCCAGCTTCCTTGATCCCAGTTTAGCACCTCCAGGTAAACATACAGTGTGGATTGAATTTTTTGGACCTTATCAAATTGCAGGTGCAGAAGGTACAGGTTTAAAAGGTACAGGTTGGACTGATGAATTGAAAAATAAAGTTGCAGATAGGGTAGTAGACAAACTAGCAACTTATTCACCAAATTTGAAAACTTCAATTATAGCTAGAAGGGTAGAAAGTCCAGCAGAATTAGGAGAAAGATTAGGTGCTTACAAAGGAAATTATTATCATATTGATATGACTATGGATCAAATGATATTTTTCCGACCTTTGCCAGAATTAGCTAACTACAAAACCCCCATTGACAATCTCTTTTTAACTGGTGCAGGTACACACCCCGGTGGTTCAATTTCAGGAATGCCAGGACGCAATTGTGCGAGGGTATTTTTGCAGAATAAGCACCCAATTACTCAGACTTTGAAGGATGCGGGTAATTCGATAAAGTCTACTGTAGAGTCGGTATTTGGTATTAGATAG
- a CDS encoding diguanylate cyclase domain-containing protein: MFSSDYEHNFGQILIVDDNPDNLRLLSKMLESKGFKVKKTVSGEIAIQAAKIEPPDLILLDINMPDMNGYEVCRQLKSQEKTANIPIIFISALDQTTDKIIAFEIGGGDYITKPFQELEVLARVRNQVVIYQQNQQLIQQNKLLQQEIKERQRFEAALLAANQQLQLFVFLDGLTGVANRRKFDEYLNSEWQRLAREKLPLSLLLCDVDFFKNYNDTYGHLTGDDCLKQIAKTLKLSVRRPSDLLARYGGEEFAVILSNTNDKVAIYLAEDIRQKVYNLKIPHAQSKVDNYVTLSIGVATIFPNMQIAPNTLIEVGDQALYTAKAQGRNRIVSKNLMS, translated from the coding sequence ATGTTCTCATCTGATTACGAACACAATTTCGGACAAATTTTAATTGTTGATGATAATCCAGACAATCTCCGTTTATTATCCAAAATGTTAGAATCAAAAGGATTTAAAGTAAAAAAAACAGTTAGTGGAGAAATTGCCATACAAGCAGCAAAGATAGAACCTCCTGATTTGATTTTACTGGATATTAATATGCCAGATATGAATGGCTATGAAGTGTGTAGACAATTAAAGTCTCAAGAAAAAACTGCCAATATACCTATAATTTTTATTAGTGCTTTAGATCAGACTACTGATAAAATTATAGCCTTTGAAATTGGTGGAGGAGACTACATTACTAAACCTTTTCAAGAATTAGAAGTATTAGCAAGAGTGAGGAATCAAGTTGTTATTTACCAGCAAAATCAGCAACTTATTCAACAAAACAAACTCTTACAACAAGAAATCAAAGAACGTCAACGATTTGAAGCAGCGTTGCTGGCAGCAAATCAGCAATTACAACTTTTTGTTTTTCTCGATGGATTAACAGGAGTTGCCAACCGTAGAAAATTTGATGAATATTTAAATTCAGAATGGCAAAGACTCGCTCGTGAAAAATTGCCTCTGTCTTTATTATTATGTGATGTAGATTTTTTTAAAAATTATAATGATACTTATGGTCATTTAACCGGAGATGATTGTTTAAAGCAAATTGCTAAAACACTTAAATTATCAGTTAGGCGGCCATCTGATTTATTAGCTCGTTATGGTGGAGAAGAATTTGCAGTAATTCTTTCCAATACCAATGATAAAGTAGCTATTTACTTAGCTGAAGACATTCGACAAAAAGTATATAATCTCAAGATTCCCCACGCTCAATCTAAAGTTGATAATTATGTTACTTTGAGTATAGGAGTTGCAACTATTTTCCCTAATATGCAAATTGCTCCCAATACTTTAATTGAAGTTGGAGATCAAGCACTCTATACTGCCAAAGCGCAAGGTAGAAACAGGATTGTATCTAAAAATTTGATGTCATGA